A single Microtus ochrogaster isolate Prairie Vole_2 unplaced genomic scaffold, MicOch1.0 UNK6, whole genome shotgun sequence DNA region contains:
- the Gal3st1 gene encoding galactosylceramide sulfotransferase — translation MPLLSKKPWESKAKGLVLGALFTSFLLLLYSYVVPPLHPNVAFTTSEPAAPCSPAPSESEVATPGNGSARRCQPRQDIVFMKTHKTASSTLLNILFRFGQKHGLKFAFPNGRNDFHYPSYFTRSLVQDYRPGACFNIICNHMRFHYEEVRGLVRPGAAFITVIRDPARLFESSFHYFGSLVPLTWKLSSHDKLAEFLQDPDRYYDPSGYNAHYLRNLLFFDLGYDSGLDPGSPRVQEHILEVERRFHLVLLQEYFDESLVLLRELLCWDLEDVLYFKLNARRDSPVPRLSGELYRRATAWNLLDVHLYRHFNASFWRKVEAFGHERMVREVAELRQANERMRRICIDGGQAVDAEAIQDSAMQPWQPLGVKSILGYNLKKSIGPHHEQLCRRMLTPEIQYLSDLGANLWVTKLWKFLRDFLRW, via the exons ATGCCTCTGCTGTCGAAGAAGCCCTGGGAGTCCAAGGCCAAGGGGCTGGTGCTGGGCGCTCTCTTTACCAGCTTCCTGTTGCTGCTCTACTCCTATGTGGTACCACCTCTCCACCCCAACGTGGCCTTCAC GACCTCGGAGCCCGCAGCgccctgctcccctgctcccagTGAGTCAGAGGTGGCCACTCCTGGCAACGGCTCTGCCAGAAGGTGCCAACCTCGGCAAGACATCGTGTTCATGAAGACTCACAAGACCGCCAGCAGCACGCTGCTCAACATCCTCTTCCGCTTCGGCCAGAAGCATGGGCTCAAGTTCGCCTTCCCCAATGGCCGCAACGACTTCCACTACCCGTCCTACTTCACACGCAGCCTGGTGCAGGACTACCGACCCGGGGCCTGCTTCAACATCATCTGCAACCACATGCGCTTCCACTACGAAGAGGTGCGCGGGCTGGTGCGGCCCGGCGCTGCCTTCATCACCGTCATCCGCGACCCTGCGCGTCTCTTCGAGTCTTCCTTCCATTATTTTGGGTCCCTGGTGCCGCTCACCTGGAAGCTGTCGAGCCACGACAAGCTGGCAGAGTTCCTGCAGGACCCCGATCGCTACTACGACCCGAGCGGCTACAACGCGCACTACCTCCGCAACCTACTCTTCTTCGACCTAGGCTACGACAGCGGCCTGGACCCGGGCAGCCCGCGCGTGCAGGAGCACATCCTGGAGGTGGAGCGCCGCTTCCACCTGGTGCTGCTGCAGGAGTACTTCGACGAGTCCCTGGTGCTGCTCCGGGAGCTGCTCTGCTGGGACCTGGAGGACGTGCTGTACTTCAAGCTCAACGCGCGGCGCGACTCGCCGGTGCCGCGGCTCTCTGGCGAGCTGTACCGCCGTGCCACCGCTTGGAACCTGCTGGATGTGCACCTCTACCGCCACTTCAATGCCAGCTTCTGGCGAAAGGTGGAGGCCTTCGGGCACGAGCGCATGGTGCGCGAGGTGGCCGAGCTACGCCAAGCCAACGAGCGCATGCGCCGTATCTGCATCGATGGCGGCCAAGCGGTGGACGCCGAGGCCATCCAGGACTCGGCTATGCAGCCCTGGCAGCCCCTGGGCGTCAAGTCCATCCTAGGTTACAACCTCAAGAAGAGCATCGGGCCGCATCACGAGCAGCTCTGCCGGCGCATGCTCACGCCCGAGATCCAGTACCTGTCCGACCTCGGCGCCAATCTCTGGGTCACCAAGCTCTGGAAGTTCCTTAGGGACTTCTTAAGGTGGTGA